One window of Jannaschia sp. CCS1 genomic DNA carries:
- a CDS encoding ExbD/TolR family protein, whose translation MSLRRPPVKQVREPTIALINVVFLMLIFFLIAGSVAPPLDPRVALVDTTELEGRAPPDAAVILPDGTLEMHGEAISLTQIIADDSTPRLVPDRALPAADLVAISRALREAGAEEVWIVTERGME comes from the coding sequence ATGTCGCTGCGCCGCCCGCCCGTCAAACAGGTCCGCGAACCTACGATTGCGCTCATCAACGTGGTCTTCCTGATGCTGATCTTCTTTCTCATCGCGGGCTCCGTCGCGCCGCCGCTGGACCCGCGCGTGGCCCTTGTGGACACGACCGAGTTGGAAGGCCGCGCCCCGCCAGACGCCGCCGTGATCCTGCCCGATGGCACGCTTGAGATGCACGGAGAGGCCATTTCCCTGACCCAGATCATCGCCGACGATTCAACGCCGCGCCTTGTGCCGGACCGCGCCCTGCCCGCCGCTGATCTGGTCGCCATCTCCCGCGCCCTGCGCGAGGCGGGTGCGGAAGAGGTCTGGATCGTGACCGAACGGGGCATGGAATGA
- a CDS encoding ExbD/TolR family protein — MPMPVKAAPYRRRALSMTSLIDVIFLLLLFFMLTSTFTRFSEIQLSAAGSGTGGPTDAAPLFLTLAAETVSLNGTAVTLSALPSAIDAQRADGATLLVSAADDVTSQRLVDLLVALASVPDLSVTVLD, encoded by the coding sequence ATGCCCATGCCCGTTAAAGCCGCCCCCTACCGCCGACGCGCCTTGTCGATGACGTCCCTGATCGACGTCATCTTTCTTCTGCTGCTGTTCTTCATGCTGACCTCCACCTTTACCCGGTTCTCGGAAATTCAGCTATCCGCAGCAGGATCCGGCACGGGCGGGCCCACCGATGCCGCACCCCTGTTCCTGACCCTTGCGGCGGAGACCGTATCGCTTAATGGCACGGCGGTTACCCTCTCCGCCCTGCCCTCCGCCATCGACGCACAGCGCGCCGACGGAGCCACTCTGCTGGTCAGTGCCGCCGATGATGTGACGTCTCAGCGCCTGGTCGATCTGCTGGTGGCCTTGGCTTCCGTGCCGGACCTGTCCGTCACCGTGCTGGACTAG